The Thermoleophilum album genome contains a region encoding:
- a CDS encoding FhaA domain-containing protein yields the protein MSVLRNIEAKLEALVEGAFGRVFRSSVQPVEIAEKLAREMEENQLVSVSRVYAPNFYRVYLSPADREQFKSYEEALRKELSDYLLEHARREGLSLTSRPQVEFLTDERLAVGEFGIQAQLLSVDEGAPAEAPPHAAEFGQTMVYSPERAARPLAGAAGEHGRALLLLDGKRVVLGDRAVIGRSRECDVVLADPNASRRHAEIRRDREGWIVRDLGSTNGTLVNGRRVQAARLRSGDRLTLGLTDLVFEIE from the coding sequence GTGAGCGTCCTCCGAAACATCGAAGCCAAGCTTGAGGCGCTCGTCGAAGGTGCCTTTGGGCGAGTCTTCCGCTCGAGCGTTCAGCCCGTCGAGATCGCCGAGAAGCTGGCGCGCGAGATGGAAGAGAACCAGCTCGTCTCCGTCTCGCGCGTGTACGCCCCGAACTTCTACCGCGTCTACTTGTCGCCCGCCGACCGCGAGCAGTTCAAGAGCTACGAGGAAGCGCTCCGCAAGGAGCTCTCCGACTACCTGCTCGAACACGCTCGGCGCGAGGGACTCTCGCTGACCAGTCGCCCTCAGGTCGAGTTCCTCACCGACGAACGGCTGGCTGTCGGCGAGTTCGGGATTCAGGCTCAGCTGTTGAGCGTCGATGAGGGCGCACCCGCCGAGGCGCCGCCCCACGCCGCCGAGTTCGGCCAAACGATGGTCTATTCGCCGGAGCGAGCTGCCCGGCCGCTCGCAGGCGCAGCTGGCGAACACGGTCGCGCCCTGCTTTTGCTCGATGGCAAGCGGGTGGTGCTAGGCGACAGGGCTGTGATCGGGCGCAGTCGGGAGTGCGACGTCGTGCTCGCGGATCCCAACGCTTCGCGTCGGCATGCCGAGATCCGACGCGATCGGGAGGGTTGGATCGTGCGCGACCTCGGCTCGACCAACGGCACGCTGGTCAACGGTCGACGCGTTCAGGCAGCCCGTCTGCGGTCCGGTGATCGCTTGACGTTGGGCCTGACCGACCTCGTCTTCGAGATCGAATAG
- a CDS encoding Stp1/IreP family PP2C-type Ser/Thr phosphatase: protein MTLRIVEHAEATDRGRYREINEDALVVAPPYFAVADGMGGAQAGEVASRVAAEVVREHRRDLPPESLLADIAREANRRIYELAARDERHRGMGTTLTAALVAGDEVAIGHVGDSRAYRFRDGRLEQLTRDHSLVAELQRSGQITPEAAEQHPQRSVITRALGPEPEVEVDTYTVPARDGDVFLLCSDGLTTMLSDGEIEAVLKSSRDLKEAAENLVRAANQSGGRDNITVVLFKLAEEESQRGAGVDTAQDAGSTDDRQADHEHTIVGGLKAAELAARAPREASGRVGSVTLSEQEPGPAVAQRRARRARGRSSGRARPLRRVVATATALLLLAGLFVGGRAAVRSVYFVGTDQSGLIAVYRGLPYELPFGIELYEQEYVSGIPALALPAERRAAVLDHRLRDRSDAIGLVRAIEQGRIEGLDRQ from the coding sequence GTGACGCTACGGATCGTCGAGCACGCAGAAGCCACCGATCGTGGCCGTTACCGCGAGATCAACGAGGACGCGCTAGTCGTAGCGCCCCCTTACTTCGCGGTCGCCGACGGGATGGGCGGCGCGCAAGCCGGTGAGGTCGCCTCGCGCGTGGCCGCCGAAGTCGTAAGGGAGCACCGTCGCGATCTGCCGCCAGAGTCGCTGCTCGCCGACATCGCCCGCGAGGCGAACCGCCGGATCTACGAGCTTGCTGCTCGTGACGAGCGGCACCGCGGGATGGGCACGACCTTGACGGCGGCGCTCGTTGCCGGCGACGAGGTCGCGATCGGACACGTCGGTGACAGTCGCGCCTACCGGTTCCGCGACGGTCGGCTCGAGCAACTGACCCGCGACCATTCTTTGGTTGCAGAGCTCCAGCGGTCCGGCCAGATCACCCCGGAGGCGGCTGAGCAACATCCGCAGCGGTCGGTGATCACCCGCGCCCTCGGTCCCGAGCCGGAAGTCGAGGTCGACACCTACACAGTGCCGGCGCGCGATGGTGATGTCTTCCTGCTCTGCTCGGACGGCCTCACGACGATGCTGAGCGATGGTGAGATCGAGGCCGTGTTGAAGAGCAGTCGCGATCTCAAGGAAGCGGCCGAGAACCTTGTGCGGGCGGCTAACCAGAGCGGTGGTCGCGACAACATCACGGTTGTCTTGTTCAAGCTCGCGGAGGAGGAGTCGCAGCGGGGCGCGGGTGTCGATACAGCGCAAGATGCAGGATCGACCGACGACCGCCAGGCCGATCACGAGCACACGATCGTGGGCGGTCTCAAGGCGGCCGAGCTCGCCGCCCGCGCGCCTCGAGAAGCGAGCGGGCGAGTTGGCTCGGTCACGCTCTCCGAGCAGGAGCCAGGACCCGCGGTCGCGCAGCGTCGCGCCCGCCGCGCGCGGGGGCGCAGCAGCGGTCGCGCCCGACCCCTGCGACGGGTCGTGGCCACCGCCACCGCCTTGCTGCTGTTGGCGGGGCTGTTCGTCGGCGGGCGCGCGGCAGTGCGCTCGGTGTACTTCGTGGGTACCGATCAGTCCGGTCTGATCGCCGTCTACCGCGGTCTCCCCTACGAGCTCCCGTTCGGGATCGAGCTCTACGAGCAGGAGTACGTATCGGGGATCCCGGCGCTGGCCTTGCCTGCGGAGCGGCGCGCTGCCGTTCTCGATCACCGGTTGCGTGACCGTTCCGACGCGATCGGGCTAGTTCGGGCGATCGAACAGGGCCGCATAGAGGGTCTCGATCGGCAGTGA
- a CDS encoding FHA domain-containing protein: MEDPVVALLKFAFLAILYLFLVWVVSSARRELARTAEVATEPPPLHTERPSEPMLDLAGGLNPRLEVIAAMGHSPGAEVPLNGGATLGRSASADVVVDDPFASAVHARIFPQGGFMWIEDLGSTNGTYVNGRRIDAPQRLRPSDVIRIGDSEYRYWE, from the coding sequence GTGGAGGACCCGGTCGTCGCGCTACTCAAATTCGCGTTCCTGGCGATCCTTTACCTCTTCTTGGTGTGGGTCGTCAGCAGTGCCCGCCGCGAGCTTGCACGAACTGCGGAGGTCGCGACCGAGCCGCCGCCGCTGCACACAGAGAGACCCTCGGAGCCGATGTTGGACTTGGCCGGTGGCCTGAATCCGCGGCTCGAGGTGATCGCCGCGATGGGGCACTCACCAGGTGCAGAAGTACCTCTTAACGGCGGAGCTACGCTCGGGCGGTCGGCATCGGCCGACGTGGTCGTCGACGACCCCTTCGCGTCGGCGGTGCACGCGCGCATCTTCCCGCAAGGCGGCTTCATGTGGATCGAGGACCTCGGCTCGACGAACGGGACCTACGTCAACGGCCGGCGTATCGACGCGCCACAGCGGCTGCGACCCTCGGACGTGATCCGCATCGGCGACAGCGAGTACCGCTACTGGGAGTGA
- a CDS encoding serine/threonine-protein kinase, with amino-acid sequence MGSERPTEVRHDEPTRPAAPVSSPARGRRSLLVFAPGDWLPAHRRYRVTRLLGRGSAGCVYEAVDARLGRAVAVKIIDPAWDERRVRREAKLAANLHHPAIVALYEFLEWSDGLALVYELVDGPDLARAGRARRLGLAEVLDVGAAVADALAHAHARGVVHRDVKPQNVLLVGDRQEGAPPAKLADFGVAGLALDAAQTLISALGERGATTLTTPGEIVGTLAYMAPEQATGGEVQAASDIWGLGACLYELLTGVPFANERPTPYVQPRPIEQLRPDLGGELTNLVGAMLAPRPGDRPQAREVRALLSQIADRTPHSRLLEGHQKPALLLGLPALSAKSDRTATARTRELATLMRERQPSDLRSAPSNLEPAPPKPPSAPPPARAGAFVKRLVGGVQSGCAVLLATTLGSGASTGTPALVASVGAALAGFALPRLGAALVIMAGLLVLVTGAHGLHAITAIEPDTGALAAGAAAAVTLIGALVAPALVGAVLVAPLAAATVGALPWCVLIGLLRSPVIRTLVVVCGFLWALAAQLAFGNVLLTELRPVSLDQLFVAGSSSTLAQLTGELAGWLLVALAVRPVVLGRAPGRAVLGGCALALVALLIARLAGVTGVTLGYASSKIALQVAATGVVCGLVAIFQGARRASQQHAAAATTGAEVYPARWS; translated from the coding sequence GTGGGGAGCGAAAGGCCAACCGAGGTGCGTCACGACGAGCCTACACGCCCCGCCGCCCCCGTTTCCTCGCCGGCGCGAGGTCGACGCTCGCTGCTCGTGTTCGCGCCCGGCGACTGGTTACCTGCCCACCGCCGCTACCGCGTGACGCGACTGCTCGGGCGTGGATCGGCGGGCTGTGTCTACGAAGCGGTCGACGCGCGGCTTGGTCGCGCCGTAGCGGTGAAGATCATCGACCCCGCGTGGGACGAGCGCCGTGTGCGACGGGAGGCGAAACTCGCCGCGAACTTGCACCACCCGGCGATCGTGGCGCTTTATGAGTTCCTTGAGTGGAGTGACGGCCTCGCGCTCGTTTACGAGCTCGTCGACGGCCCGGACCTGGCGCGCGCAGGCCGCGCCCGTAGGTTGGGCCTCGCCGAGGTGCTCGACGTAGGTGCGGCGGTCGCCGATGCGCTCGCGCACGCCCATGCGCGGGGTGTGGTTCACCGCGACGTCAAACCGCAAAATGTGCTGCTGGTGGGCGATCGCCAGGAGGGCGCGCCGCCCGCGAAACTGGCCGATTTCGGGGTTGCTGGCCTCGCGCTGGACGCTGCGCAGACGCTGATCTCTGCCCTCGGCGAGCGCGGTGCGACGACGCTGACCACGCCAGGCGAGATCGTCGGAACCCTCGCCTACATGGCCCCAGAACAGGCGACGGGCGGTGAGGTGCAGGCAGCGTCCGACATTTGGGGCCTCGGCGCATGTCTCTACGAGTTGCTGACCGGAGTTCCATTCGCTAACGAGCGACCGACGCCGTACGTGCAGCCGCGGCCGATAGAGCAGCTGCGACCGGACCTTGGCGGTGAGCTGACGAACCTGGTCGGTGCAATGCTCGCGCCGCGGCCCGGCGATCGTCCCCAGGCCCGTGAGGTCCGCGCACTGCTCTCGCAAATTGCCGATCGAACGCCGCACTCGCGCTTATTGGAAGGTCACCAAAAACCGGCGCTTCTCCTGGGCCTGCCGGCGCTGTCTGCCAAAAGCGACAGAACGGCGACCGCCCGCACCCGCGAGCTAGCGACGCTGATGCGCGAACGCCAGCCGTCGGATCTGCGCTCGGCCCCCTCGAACCTGGAACCCGCTCCACCGAAACCGCCGTCCGCTCCGCCGCCCGCTCGGGCCGGCGCCTTCGTAAAGCGCCTGGTTGGCGGCGTTCAAAGCGGATGCGCGGTGTTGCTCGCGACCACGCTCGGCAGTGGAGCGAGCACAGGGACCCCAGCCTTGGTGGCAAGTGTTGGGGCAGCACTCGCCGGCTTTGCTTTGCCGCGCCTGGGGGCTGCGCTAGTGATCATGGCCGGCCTGCTCGTGCTGGTTACCGGCGCGCACGGTCTCCACGCGATCACCGCGATAGAGCCGGACACCGGGGCTCTCGCTGCGGGGGCTGCTGCCGCGGTGACGCTGATCGGCGCGCTCGTCGCTCCGGCGCTGGTCGGCGCCGTGCTGGTGGCGCCGCTCGCCGCCGCCACTGTCGGGGCGCTTCCGTGGTGTGTGCTGATTGGCCTCTTGCGCTCCCCGGTGATACGCACGCTGGTCGTTGTTTGCGGGTTCCTGTGGGCGCTCGCCGCCCAGCTCGCGTTCGGCAATGTCTTGCTTACCGAGCTGCGACCAGTGAGCCTCGATCAGCTCTTCGTCGCTGGATCGTCGAGCACGCTCGCGCAGCTCACCGGCGAGCTTGCGGGGTGGTTGCTCGTCGCGCTTGCGGTACGGCCGGTGGTGCTTGGCCGTGCACCGGGGCGGGCAGTTCTCGGCGGCTGCGCGCTGGCGCTAGTGGCACTGCTAATCGCGCGTCTAGCCGGGGTGACCGGCGTGACGCTCGGCTATGCGAGCTCGAAAATCGCGCTCCAGGTAGCTGCCACTGGCGTCGTTTGCGGTTTGGTCGCGATCTTCCAGGGAGCCCGTCGAGCCTCGCAACAGCATGCGGCGGCAGCGACGACCGGCGCCGAGGTCTACCCTGCTCGCTGGTCGTGA
- a CDS encoding FtsW/RodA/SpoVE family cell cycle protein, protein MRSERLRELFGLVPAAALISIGFASVLIARGHAAQEATLSYGGVFLALCLAVHLVIRRALPLADPYLFPLVAALAAVGLVEIYRIDPDLARRQAQWFVVGLAVFAIAVLWLRDPHRLERYRYTIAAVSIGLLALPRLPLIGAPVNGAYLAIDVGPIQFQPAELAKVGIIVFLASYLRDTAGVLVRSRSRPGFARRLPELGLAVVVAALVGPILGGPWLAALLVAALAASGLGLARERPSLKHFGPLLLVWGLAMLMLVVIRDLGSSLMFFGGFLALLWTATGRGWLVGFGASLFAAGAIFFAERIPHVHERIEIWLDPFRPQIVEGPGYQIAQSLFAQADGGLLGRGLGESLLRGLDGGPLVPAPHTDLIYAVIVNELGLAGGVALLVVYLLVTARGLRIALAANDAYSKLLATGLTAVLALQVFVIVGGVTRVIPLTGVTLPFVSYGGSSIVANMIVLALLLMVSQHSRAERLRRGGLVGGVAP, encoded by the coding sequence GTGAGATCCGAGCGCCTGCGCGAGCTTTTCGGCCTTGTTCCGGCCGCAGCGCTGATTTCGATCGGGTTCGCGTCGGTACTAATCGCGCGCGGCCATGCGGCGCAGGAGGCGACGCTCTCCTACGGCGGTGTTTTCCTCGCGCTTTGCCTGGCCGTGCACCTGGTCATCCGGCGAGCGTTGCCGCTTGCCGACCCTTATCTGTTCCCACTCGTAGCGGCGCTCGCCGCGGTCGGTCTGGTCGAGATCTATCGGATCGACCCCGACCTTGCGCGGAGACAAGCGCAGTGGTTCGTGGTGGGGCTTGCTGTCTTCGCGATCGCGGTCCTCTGGTTGCGCGATCCGCACCGCCTCGAGCGGTACCGCTACACGATCGCGGCGGTGTCGATCGGGCTGCTCGCCTTGCCGCGGTTGCCGCTAATTGGTGCGCCCGTCAACGGCGCCTATCTCGCGATCGACGTCGGCCCAATCCAGTTTCAACCGGCTGAGCTCGCGAAGGTCGGCATCATCGTGTTCCTCGCCAGCTACTTGCGGGACACCGCGGGCGTGCTGGTGCGTTCGCGCTCGCGCCCGGGGTTCGCCCGGAGGCTTCCCGAGCTTGGGCTAGCGGTTGTGGTTGCAGCGCTCGTCGGCCCGATCCTCGGGGGGCCGTGGCTCGCCGCTCTGTTGGTCGCGGCGCTCGCTGCCAGTGGACTCGGGTTGGCGCGGGAGCGACCGTCGCTCAAACACTTCGGCCCGCTGCTCCTGGTGTGGGGGCTGGCGATGCTGATGCTCGTGGTTATCCGAGACCTTGGCAGTTCGCTGATGTTCTTCGGCGGCTTCCTCGCGCTTTTGTGGACCGCCACCGGGCGGGGCTGGCTGGTCGGCTTCGGAGCTTCGCTGTTCGCGGCCGGGGCGATCTTTTTCGCCGAGCGCATCCCGCACGTGCACGAACGGATCGAGATCTGGCTCGACCCCTTTCGCCCGCAGATCGTGGAGGGCCCGGGCTACCAGATCGCGCAGTCGCTGTTCGCGCAAGCCGACGGCGGGTTGCTGGGGCGCGGACTCGGTGAGTCACTACTGCGCGGCCTCGATGGCGGACCGTTAGTGCCAGCGCCGCACACCGACTTGATTTACGCGGTGATCGTCAACGAGCTTGGTCTGGCCGGTGGCGTGGCGCTGCTCGTGGTGTATTTGCTGGTGACGGCGCGCGGACTGCGCATTGCGTTGGCCGCTAACGACGCCTACTCGAAGCTGCTGGCGACGGGTCTCACAGCCGTACTGGCGCTGCAAGTGTTCGTGATCGTTGGCGGCGTCACGCGCGTGATCCCCTTGACCGGCGTGACCTTGCCGTTTGTCTCCTACGGAGGATCGTCGATCGTCGCGAACATGATCGTGCTCGCCTTGCTGCTGATGGTTTCCCAGCACAGCCGGGCTGAGCGACTGCGCCGGGGCGGGTTGGTTGGAGGTGTCGCACCGTGA